The Shewanella sp. KX20019 genome window below encodes:
- a CDS encoding amino acid aminotransferase, with translation MFNKLTAMPADPILGLLTKYREDSRAQKVDLGVGVYKDESGHTPILSCVKKAEKYRLDTESTKVYIGPTGSADFNRLMSELAFGIDNPAILSNRVRTVSTPGGTGALRVAADFIKRCNPNSVLWVSDPTWANHTGLFEAAGITVKIYPYYDHDTKSLKFDEMKATLSQVGSDDVVLLHACCHNPSGMDLNQQQWDDIIELTVEQGFTPLIDMAYQGFGDGVDEDAYGVRKMAASVSNMILCSSCSKNFGLYRERIGACSIIGKDAAASDVAFSVLLYVVRCIYSMPPAHGAAIVETILGSAELKQEWLDELTVMRNRINGNRAMLVNKLKEIGVARNFDFITRQKGMFSFLGITPAQVAQLQSEYSVYMVDSSRISIAGIGTGNVDYLAKSIAKVL, from the coding sequence ATGTTCAACAAACTGACCGCTATGCCTGCAGACCCTATTTTAGGCCTGCTTACGAAATACCGAGAGGATAGCCGTGCGCAAAAGGTCGATTTAGGCGTTGGTGTGTATAAAGATGAATCAGGGCACACCCCTATTTTGTCTTGCGTGAAAAAGGCAGAAAAGTACCGTTTAGACACAGAGTCAACCAAAGTTTACATCGGTCCTACCGGTTCTGCTGATTTTAATCGCCTTATGTCAGAGCTTGCTTTTGGTATAGATAACCCCGCCATTCTTAGCAATAGGGTACGAACAGTATCTACCCCCGGTGGGACCGGTGCATTAAGAGTCGCTGCTGACTTTATCAAACGTTGTAATCCTAATTCAGTGCTATGGGTTAGCGATCCAACTTGGGCTAATCATACTGGGTTATTTGAAGCTGCTGGGATCACGGTTAAGATCTACCCATATTATGATCACGATACTAAATCACTCAAGTTCGATGAAATGAAAGCCACTTTATCTCAAGTTGGTAGCGACGATGTTGTATTGTTACATGCATGCTGTCATAACCCGAGTGGTATGGATCTTAATCAGCAGCAGTGGGATGACATTATTGAGCTGACTGTTGAGCAAGGCTTCACTCCATTAATTGACATGGCTTATCAAGGTTTTGGTGACGGTGTTGATGAAGACGCTTACGGCGTTAGAAAAATGGCAGCAAGTGTTAGCAACATGATTTTATGTAGTTCTTGCTCTAAAAACTTTGGCCTATATCGTGAGCGCATTGGTGCCTGTTCTATTATAGGTAAGGACGCTGCAGCTAGCGATGTTGCATTTTCAGTACTGCTTTATGTTGTGCGCTGCATCTATTCAATGCCGCCTGCACACGGCGCCGCAATAGTTGAAACCATTTTAGGTTCTGCAGAATTAAAGCAAGAGTGGCTCGATGAACTCACTGTGATGCGCAATCGAATCAATGGTAATCGGGCTATGCTAGTGAATAAGCTTAAAGAGATCGGGGTTGCACGCAACTTTGACTTCATTACGCGCCAAAAAGGGATGTTCTCTTTTCTCGGTATTACTCCAGCCCAAGTTGCGCAACTTCAAAGTGAATATAGTGTTTATATGGTCGACTCTAGCCGTATTAGCATCGCTGGGATCGGCACGGGAAATGTTGACTACTTAGCAAAGTCGATAGCAAAAGTGCTTTAA